GGTCGAGACGTTTTCCTACCCAGTCCGACATTTTGCCCACATCGGTGAAGTCGATGAACTGCAGACCGAAATCGTAATCGAGACTCTCCCATCGGTCGGTGAAATCGTACTGCGCGAAGAAGGTGTTGTACATGTCGTTGCCGTAATAGTCCCAGAGCTGAAGGTTGTGATGTTCTATGTTGTAGACACCGGCGACGGTGTAGACCCCCTCGTCGCCGATGTCGTCCTTGATGATTCCTGGCAGAAAACTCGCTTCGGACATCGAGGCGTACTCTTCGCTTCCGTTTCTGGCGCCGCTGTCCCAGGGACCGGCCATTTTGTAGAAGTAGGCGACGCCAAGTTTGAGATGGTCGATCTGTTTGTTGACGTAGTAGGCTGCCTGGAACGTGTCGGCCAGCATATACCAGTCGTCGGCGTCGATCATCGGAGTGACGATCTCTTTGGCGCCGATGGCCGCTTCATGGTCGCCGTTTTTATATTGCACATAGGCTTCCTGTAAAATGGCGTAGGATTTGTTGTCGGTTCCCAGAACGAAGGTACGGGATTCGTCGTCGGGGTCGTTGAGCCCGAAATCGGTGGCGCCGGCGACCGTCACTTTGCCCGACCATCCGTTGAAATCGGGAGACTCCAGCGATACTTTGGGAATGAGATACAATCCCCTGGAATCGGTATGCCCTTTGTTGACGTTTGGGTTGGCCGGGTACGGGTTGGAGTAGTCGTAATCGACCCACCCTGCCCGCATATCGCCCGATATTTTCCACCCCGTGTCGTAAAGGAAGATACCTTCCGGTTTGCGGTTGAGAAGCGGCTCGTAGCTATGGTCGTCATCCACCACCTCTGCCGAGGGGATAGCGATAGGTTCCGCTGCCTGCGCCGAAACCACCATCAAGAGAGCGGCTGTCGATACAGCAAAGTGTATGCGTCTCATCTACTCTCCTTACTGGGCATAGGGGTTGAGCCCCAGCTTCTCGATGATGTAGATGGTCGCTTTCTGGGCACGGACACTGTTGCCGTATTTGTCCAGCGGCGGGGAGACGACGCCGATGGCCAATTTGCCCGGAATCACCGTCAGCAAGCCGCCTCCGACACCGCTCTTGGCGGGAGCCCCCGTCTCGTAGAGCCAGTCGCCGGCATTGTCGTAGAGTCCCGCGGTGGCCATGACCGCCAGCAGTTTGGGCACGTAGGCCGCTTTGAGTACCCGCTTGCCGGTGATGGGGTTGACACCGTGATTGGCCAGTGTCGCTCCCATCACGCCCAGGTCGTGGGCGTTGACGTTGACGGAACACTGCTTGGTGTAGACCGTGGTCGCCTCCAGCGGGTCGGAGCCCATACGGCCGTAGGCATCGAGAATTTTCGAAATCGCCTGGTTGCGCTTGTTGTCATTGACTTCGGAGATATAGACCTCTTCGTTGAAAGCCAGTTCATTCCCCGCGTAATCGTCCATATTCTTCTTGATCTTCGCCCAACGCTCCTTGGAGTCTTTCGCCCTCACCCAGCTGGTCGCCTGGATGGCTCCGGCGTTGACGAAGGGGTTCGAAGCGC
This genomic interval from Hydrogenimonas urashimensis contains the following:
- the glsA gene encoding glutaminase A, with translation MGASGRRGFLAFFAMVLVLFSGSALFARDVSGLHTLSETGIKQVVKEAYEKFKNDNSGKNADYIKALAKVDPKIFGITVVTRDGKVIEAGDTKSAVSIQSISKVFTASLVMQEHGAKFLQEKIGANATGLPFNSIIAIELHDGSASNPFVNAGAIQATSWVRAKDSKERWAKIKKNMDDYAGNELAFNEEVYISEVNDNKRNQAISKILDAYGRMGSDPLEATTVYTKQCSVNVNAHDLGVMGATLANHGVNPITGKRVLKAAYVPKLLAVMATAGLYDNAGDWLYETGAPAKSGVGGGLLTVIPGKLAIGVVSPPLDKYGNSVRAQKATIYIIEKLGLNPYAQ
- a CDS encoding OprD family outer membrane porin, translated to MRRIHFAVSTAALLMVVSAQAAEPIAIPSAEVVDDDHSYEPLLNRKPEGIFLYDTGWKISGDMRAGWVDYDYSNPYPANPNVNKGHTDSRGLYLIPKVSLESPDFNGWSGKVTVAGATDFGLNDPDDESRTFVLGTDNKSYAILQEAYVQYKNGDHEAAIGAKEIVTPMIDADDWYMLADTFQAAYYVNKQIDHLKLGVAYFYKMAGPWDSGARNGSEEYASMSEASFLPGIIKDDIGDEGVYTVAGVYNIEHHNLQLWDYYGNDMYNTFFAQYDFTDRWESLDYDFGLQFIDFTDVGKMSDWVGKRLDPADPDSRFEGIDYNIFSLRFDGSFDNGFDFATGASFYSDGPGTGDTLGAWGGYPYFANGMIFHFFEAGSLRNANSYKLQLGYDMGKLGAGGLWGGVRYTYFDLDGKYSKTASDEPQSKMQLLGLRLSYKNEGGVYFTGTYEHVDLDHEPNTWALRLIGGVTF